One Papio anubis isolate 15944 chromosome 9, Panubis1.0, whole genome shotgun sequence genomic window carries:
- the LRTM2 gene encoding leucine-rich repeat and transmembrane domain-containing protein 2: MLAPGSSPEQRGRLALQWRQVSWITCWVALYAVEALPTCPFSCKCDSRSLEVDCSGLGLTTVPPDVPAATRTLLLLNNKLSALPSWAFANLSSLQRLDLSNNFLDQLPHSIFGDLTNLTELQLRNNSIRTLDRDLLRHAPLLRHLDLSINGLAQLPPGLFDGLLALRSLSLRSNRLQNLDRLTFEPLANLQLLQVGDNPWECDCNLREFKHWMEWFSYRGGRLDQLACTLPKELRGKDMRMVPMEMFNYCSQLEDENSSAGLDIPGPPCTKASPEPAKPKPGAEPEPEPSTACPQKQRHRPASVRRAMGTVIIAGVVCGIVCIMMVVAAAYGCIYASLMAKYHRELKKRQPLMGDPEGEHEDQKQISSVA; the protein is encoded by the exons GGATCACCTGCTGGGTCGCCCTGTATGCCGTGGAGGCCCTCCCCACCTGCCCTTTCTCCTGCAAGTGTGACAGCCGCAGCCTGGAGGTGGACTGCAGTGGCCTAGGCCTCACCACGGTGCCCCCAGATGTGCCCGCAGCCACCCGAACCCTCTTGCTCTTGAACAATAAGCTGAGTGCCCTGCCAAGCTGGGCTTTCGCCAACCTGTCCAGCCTGCAGCGGCTGGACCTGTCCAACAACTTCCTGGACCAGCTGCCCCACTCCATTTTCGGGGACCTGACGAATCTGACTGAGCTGCAGCTACGCAATAACAGCATCAGGACCCTGGACAGGGACCTGCTGCGGCACGCTCCGCTGCTCCGCCACCTGGACCTGTCCATCAACGGCCTGGCCCAGCTGCCCCCTGGCCTTTTTGACGGCCTCCTGGCTCTGCGTTCCCTCTCGCTTCGCTCCAACCGTCTGCAGAACCTGGACCGGCTGACATTTGAACCCCTAGCGAACCTGCAGCTGCTGCAAGTGGGAGATAACCCCTGGGAGTGTGACTGTAACCTGCGTGAGTTCAAACACTGGATGGAGTGGTTCTCCTACCGAG GGGGGCGCTTGGACCAGCTTGCCTGCACCCTGCCCAAGGAGCTGAGGGGGAAGGACATGCGGATGGTCCCCATGGAGATGTTCAACTACTGCTCCCAGCTGGAGGATGAGAATAGCTCAGCTGGGCTGGATATTCCTGGGCCACCCTGCACCAAGGCCAGTCCAGAGCCTGCTAAGCCCAAGCCCGGGGCTGAGCCAGAGCCGGAGCCCAGCACGGCCTGCCCACAGAAGCAGAGGCACCGGCCGGCGAGTGTGAGGCGAGCCATGGGCACGGTGATCATCGCAGGGGTCGTGTGCGGCATTGTCTGCATCATGATGGTGGTGGCCGCTGCCTATGGCTGCATCTACGCCTCCCTCATGGCCAAGTACCACCGGGAGCTCAAAAAGCGCCAGCCCCTGATGGGGGACCCCGAGGGCGAGCACGAGGACCAGAAGCAGATCTCTTCTGTGGCCTGA